One Drosophila virilis strain 15010-1051.87 chromosome 5, Dvir_AGI_RSII-ME, whole genome shotgun sequence DNA window includes the following coding sequences:
- the Alas gene encoding 5-aminolevulinate synthase, erythroid-specific, mitochondrial, producing MQCPFLNRFGANYLRNYAEILYQSYGIFCPVISKTIHTNNEKKLSPLSPIPFSVKSTRSYSTKRYSVDTTLADYDVRSDNDNAIDTANENSTFPYEKFFNEQILKKKKDHSYRVFKRVNRLAGDGLFPHALEYSSQSERPITVWCANDYLGISAHPNVKNAVKEALDIHGSGAGGTRNIAGNSLHHERLERKLADLHQKEAALLFTSCFVANDSTLFTLAKLLPNCHIFSDSGNHASMIQGIRNSGVRKHIFRHNDVNHLRVLLQQVDKVTPKIVAFETVHSMTGAICPLEELLDVAHEYGAITFIDEVHAVGLYGDHGAGVGERDGVLPKMDIISGTLGKAFGNIGGYIAGSSSLIDMVRSYAAGFIFTTSLPPTVVCGALEAINILASEEGRELRSLHQRNVSYLKNLLLREGFPVEDTPSHIIPIKIGDPLICTQISNMLMEKFGHYIQSINYPTVARGQEKLRLAPTPFHTFEMMNALVTDLKKVWDKLELSTNVPLTPNGCMFCRNESCWHQDNCPDLECGIPNCPRLELSVAA from the exons ATGCAGTGTCCGTTTCTAAACCGTTTTGGTGCAAATTATCTACGCAATTACGCTGAGATACTGTACCAGTCTTATGGAATTTTCTGCCCAGTTATAAGCAAAACCATTCATAcgaataatgaaaaaaaactTTCCCCATTGTCGCCAATACCTTTTTCAGTAAAGTCCACAAGGTCATACTCTACAAAAAGATATTCGGTTGATACGACTCTTGCAGACTATGATGTAAGGAGTGACAATGACAATGCAATTGATACTGCTAACGAAAACTCTACCTTTCCTTACGAGAAATTCTTCAACGAgcagattttaaaaaaaaaaaaagaccacTCTTATCGTGTTTTTAAGCGCGTGAATCGCTTAGCTGGTGATGGCTTATTTCCACATGCACTCGAATATTCCTCTCAATCGGAACGTCCAATTACCGTTTGGTGCGCAAATGATTACTTAGGCATATCTGCTCATCCAAATGTGAAAAATGCTGTAAAGGAAGCGTTGGATATTCATGGATCTGGTGCCGGCGGAACGCGTAACATAGCTGGTAATTCATTGCATCACGAGCGTCTTGAAAGAAAGCTAGCAGATCTCCATCAAAAGGAAGCCGCACTCTTGTTTACCTCTTGTTTTGTAGCCAATGATTCAACGTTATTTACACTTGCTAAACTGTTGCCTAACTGTCATATATTTTCGGACTCTGGTAACCACGCTTCTATGATTCAAGGCATACGAAACAGTGGCGTTCGAAAACACATCTTTCGGCATAATGACGTCAATCATTTGCGTGTTCTTCTTCAACAAGTTGACAAGGTGACACCGAAAATTGTCGCATTTGAGACTGTGCATTCAATGACCGGTGCTATATGCCCATTAGAAGAACTGCTCGATGTTGCACATGAATACGGGGCTATTACATTTATTGATGAAGTTCATGCGGTTGGACTATATGGTGATCATGGCGCTGGAGTCGGAGAACGTGACGGTGTGTTACCTAAAATGGATATAATATCTGGAACATTAGGAAAGGCGTTTGGCAACATAGGTGGCTACATAGCTGGGTCTTCTTCCCTTATTGATATGGTGCGATCTTATGCGGCTGGTTTCATATTTACCACATCATTGCCACCAACTGTAGTTTGTGGTGCACTAGAAGCAATAAACATACTAGCCTCAGAAGAAGGGCGAGAGTTACGAAGTTTACATCAAAGGAATGTTtcttatttgaaaaatttacTATTGAGAGAAG GTTTTCCAGTGGAAGATACACCAAGCCACATTATTCCGATAAAAATTGGAGATCCTCTTATATGCACCCAAATCTCAAACATGCTTATGGAGAAGTTTGGACACTATATACAATCAATAAATTATCCAACAGTTGCACGCGGCCAGGAAAAACTCCGTTTAGCTCCAACACCCTTTCATACATTTGAAATGATGAATGCTTTAGTTACAGACTTAAAAAAGGTCTGGGATAAGCTTGAACTTTCAACGAACGTACCGCTCACCCCCAACGGATGCATGTTTTGTAGAAATGAAAGTTGTTGGCATCAAGATAATTGTCCAGATCTTGAGTGTGGCATTCCTAACTGCCCACGCTTAGAGCTATCGGTGGcagcttaa